The following proteins come from a genomic window of Candidozyma auris chromosome 4, complete sequence:
- the SHM2 gene encoding glycine hydroxymethyltransferase SHM2, with the protein MSYSLPKEHRHLVEGSLSETDPEVNSIINDEISRQKHSIVLIASENFTTKAVFDALGTPMCNKYSEGYPGARYYGGNEHIDRMERLCQERALKAFHLSSEKWGVNVQTLSGSPANLQVYQAIMKPHERLMGLDLPHGGHLSHGYQTDSRKISAVSTYFETMPYRVDLNTGLIDYDMLEKTAVLYRPKVLVAGTSAYCRLIDYKKMREIADKVGAYLVVDMAHISGLVAAGVIPSPFEYADIVTTTTHKSLRGPRGAMIFFRRGVRSVNPKTGQEILYDLENPINFSVFPGHQGGPHNHTIAALATALKQAATPEFKVYQEQVLKNAKVLENEFIKKGYSLVSNGTDSHMVLVSLRDKQIDGARVEAVCELINIALNKNSIPGDKSALVPGGVRIGAPAMTTRGMGESDFKRIVDYIDFAVNHAKEVQASLPKEANRLKDFKERISQKDERLESVKSEIYNWVGTFPLSV; encoded by the coding sequence ATGTCTTATAGTTTGCCTAAGGAACACAGacaccttgttgaaggcTCCTTGTCTGAAACCGATCCAGAAGTTAACTCgatcatcaatgatgaaatCTCAAGACAGAAACACTCGATTGTTTTGATTGCCAGTGAGAATTTTACAACTAAGGCAGTCTTCGATGCGTTGGGAACTCCCATGTGCAACAAATATTCTGAAGGGTACCCTGGTGCCCGCTACTACGGAGGTAATGAGCATATTGACAGAATGGAGAGGTTGTGCCAGGAACGAGCATTGAAAGCCTTTCATTTGTCTTCGGAAAAGTGGGGAGTCAATGTGCAAACATTATCTGGATCACCTGCTAACTTGCAGGTATACCAAGCAATCATGAAACCGCATGAGCGCTTGATGGGGTTGGATTTGCCTCATGGAGGGCACTTGTCCCATGGTTACCAAACTGACTCAAGAAAAATCTCAGCTGTTTCGACTTATTTCGAAACGATGCCATATAGAGTTGACCTTAACACAGGACTTATCGACTATGATATGTTGGAGAAAACTGCTGTTCTTTACAGGCCCAAGGTTTTGGTCGCTGGGACATCAGCTTATTGCCGCTTGATTGATTATAAGAAGATGAGGGAGATCGCGGATAAAGTTGGGGCCtatcttgttgttgacaTGGCCCATATTTCTGGTTTGGTTGCTGCAGGTGTGATCCCATCGCCATTTGAGTACGCTGACATCGTGACTACAACTACGCACAAATCTTTGAGAGGTCCAAGAGGCGCGATGATCTTTTTTAGAAGAGGCGTTAGATCCGTAAATCCTAAGACCGGGCAAGAGATCCTTTACGATTTGGAAAACCccatcaacttctctgtttTTCCCGGTCATCAAGGGGGCCCTCATAATCATACCATTGCTGCTTTGGCGACCGCCTTGAAACAGGCAGCGACGCCTGAATTCAAAGTGTATCAGGAGCAAGTTCTTAAGAATGCTAAGGTTTTGGAAAATGAGTTTATCAAGAAAGGTTATCTGTTGGTTTCAAACGGTACGGACTCACACATGGTTCTTGTCTCTTTAAGGGATAAGCAAATTGATGGTGCGCGTGTCGAAGCTGTTTGTGAGCTCATTAATATtgctttgaacaagaaCTCCATTCCCGGAGATAAGTCTGCTTTGGTGCCTGGCGGCGTAAGGATTGGAGCACCTGCAATGACCACTAGAGGAATGGGCGAAAGCgatttcaaaagaattgtTGATTACATCGACTTTGCGGTCAACCACGCCAAAGAAGTTCAGGCGAGCTTACCGAAGGAAGCAAACAGACTTAAGGATTTTAAGGAAAGAATCTCTCAAAAGGATGAGAGACTCGAGTCAGTCAAATCCGAGATCTACAATTGGGTAGGTACTTTTCCCTTGTCCGTGTGA
- the VPH1 gene encoding H(+)-transporting V0 sector ATPase subunit a: MTESKDVKEEAMFRSAKMSLVEIYVPSEEARHILHEIGILGVMQFRDLNKGINDFQRSFVQELRVLDNIERQYWFLKSQLDKKSIEIVSYPYDVLDIQMSDIEVFSENAALLENRVSQMSDAFEALQKKRMELIQCRYTIETVKNFFTGNDPHGLSLMPLSEDSAGLHSQFISGVIDRDKVGVFQQILWRVLRGNMYYYTEEIQEPIYDPKKGEDIFKSTFVIFSHGTLIRKRIIKIAESLNANIYEIELNAEQRLRQLRELDDDLSDLKLVLQETDSALCSELIAVSRDLARWWEVIAREKRVYQIMNLCDYDGSRKTIIAEGWVPNDEIPKLTETVRSSSSSDAVPTIINVLETSKTPPTYHRTNKFSVAFQSICDTYGVASYQEINPGLPTIITFPFMFAIMFGDLGHGFLMFLAAAVLVFKEEKIKSLKRDEIFDMAFSGRYILLLMGFFSMYTGLMYNDIFSKSLTLFKSGWQWPSYWEDGQLVFAKQIGVYPFGLDWAWHGSENALLFSNSYKMKLSVLMGYLHMTFSYFFSLSNAIYFGEVIDIVGNFIPGLLFMQSIFGYLSLCIVYKWSVDWLAIKQQPPGLLNMLIMMFLSPGSVVEPLYSHQSGVQITLLAIALVCVPWLVLVKPLYLRHRIRQKEKSAIYESLVSRETEHESHQAVSSSRTATHGTSTEDDEDSDESETFGDIMIHQVIHTIEFCLNCVSHTASYLRLWALSLAHAQLSTVLWTMTLENAFGMTGIVGVFLTVFLFDSRKVREVKILRPVLRCFLEASKIIRKHSSLTREILTPKLSLFYSTCVKNFDVDPLAVSEVIRNLLAYHPTTARPYLKRLLVQYADTIADMTYWPESPRCCYNLYGLTSSLLMAEKETPIDKWRDSFERTLREAVNTFAVFDNFIDIMSDDVSKKLIEHYRAVKIEPLFPPLKVNVNSMNSIMQIADRLKRLFDILQSYLYCSTGDAIQIPVGRFFNFLEMVCSASSDVLSFKPHVRDTSLQNSIDFVLLRSQYFAYRLLAASVYSLRGLAAPYCRRLLDMFNTHARRHLKSCKARNDDYANSILSASATMITLSGYIWQDIDVAHLTSLANKIIMSDSRTPSGASSPTHSDSRNSEAYTFVSSKRVVQSSIATSFLKSATRHRALSQGLFSSGVRHMLQRLIIQKDFDDITFVDGAEHDLVSMMTSKAHSDIPIAMLSSMMSRNEILNLLLNPKVPITIPRDKIPTHDSLVRKNFDEKRKMLDDVHPKTDFSKKLKLDPVAYESQRFESVSISSMQSSLDIRYPSKCSTDDIPMASESPNSNETSDDEEAEIEVPELDMSEDSDN, encoded by the exons ATGACTGAATCGAAAGACGTTAAAGAGGAAGCGATGTTTC GCTCCGCGAAGATGTCTCTTGTTGAGATATATGTGCCCTCTGAAGAAGCTAGGCACAtacttcatgaaattgGAATTTTAGGGGTCATGCAATTTAGAGACTTAAATAAGGGCATCAATGACTTTCAAAGATCATTTGTCCAAGAACTTAGAGTGCTCGATAACATAGAAAGACAGTACtggttcttgaagtctcAATTAGACAAGAAATCTATTGAGATTGTAAGCTATCCGTATGATGTGCTCGATATTCAAATGTCAGACATAGAGGTCTTTTCAGAAAATGCTGCATTACTAGAGAATAGGGTCTCACAAATGAGTGatgcttttgaagctcttcaaaagaaaaggatgGAGTTAATTCAATGTCGGTACACTATCGAGACTGTTAAGAACTTTTTCACCGGGAATGACCCGCATGGCTTATCATTGATGCCACTTTCTGAGGATTCTGCGGGGTTACACTCTCAGTTCATCTCGGGTGTGATTGATCGTGATAAGGTTGGCGTCTTTCAGCAAATTCTTTGGAGAGTTTTAAGAGGAAACATGTATTACTACACCGAGGAGATTCAGGAGCCCATCTACGatccaaaaaaaggagaagataTTTTCAAAAGTACTTTCGTGATTTTTTCCCATGGAACTCTCATTCGTAAAAGGATTATCAAGATAGCGGAATCCTTGAATGCTAACATCTATGAAATTGAGCTAAACGCGGAACAGAGATTACGCCAACTCAGGGAATTGGATGACGACCTCAGTGATCTTAAGCTTGTCTTACAAGAGACTGATAGTGCCCTTTGCTCGGAACTAATTGCTGTGTCTCGTGATCTTGCCAGATGGTGGGAAGTTATCGCGAGGGAGAAACGTGTATATCAAATCATGAACCTTTGTGACTATGACGGTCTGAGGAAGACTATCATCGCTGAGGGCTGGGTTCCCAATGATGAAATACCTAAGCTCACTGAAACAGTCAGATCTCTGAGCTCCTCAGATGCTGTTCCAACTATTATCAACGTTTTGGAAACCTCAAAAACGCCCCCCACGTACCATCGTACAAACAAGTTTAGCGTCGCTTTTCAAAGCATTTGTGATACCTATGGTGTTGCATCTTATCAAGAAATCAACCCAGGCTTGCCGACAATTATCACATTTCCGTTCATGTTCGCGATTATGTTTGGAGACTTGGGTCATGGGTTCCTTATGTTTTTGGCCGCTGCAGTTTTGGtcttcaaggaagagaaaattaAGTCTCTTAAGAGGGATGAAATATTTGATATGGCCTTTTCGGGGCGCTATATCCTACTTTTGATGGGCTTCTTTTCGATGTATACTGGTTTGATGTATAATGAcatcttttcaaaatcgcTCACTTTGTTCAAATCCGGTTGGCAATGGCCCTCGTATTGGGAAGATGGGCAACTCGTGTTCGCGAAGCAAATTGGTGTTTATCCTTTTGGCTTGGATTGGGCATGGCATGGCTCCGAAAATGCTCTTTTGTTCTCCAATTCTTACAAGATGAAGCTCTCAGTGCTCATGGGATACTTACACATGACATTTTCATATTTCTTCTCATTACTGAATGCGATTTACTTTGGAGAAGTGATTGATATCGTGGGTAATTTCATTCCAGGATTGTTGTTCATGCAAAGTATTTTTGGCTACTTGTCTTTGTGCATAGTTTACAAATGGTCTGTTGACTGGTTAGCGATAAAACAGCAGCCGCCAGGATTACTAAACATGTTGATCATGATGTTTCTTTCACCGGGCTCGGTTGTTGAGCCTCTCTACAGTCATCAAAGTGGTGTTCAAATAACCCTTTTGGCAATTGCATTGGTATGTGTGCCGTGGCTAGTGCTTGTGAAACCTCTCTACTTGAGACATAGAATTaggcaaaaagagaagagtgCCATTTATGAAAGCTTAGTTTCACGGGAAACTGAGCACGAATCGCATCAAGCTGTACTGAGCTCAAGGACCGCTACGCATGGTACGTCAactgaagatgatgaagacaGTGATGAAAGTGAGACCTTTGGTGACATCATGATTCATCAAGTCATCCACACAATTGAATTTTGTTTGAATTGTGTTTCACACACCGCATCTTACTTGAGACTTTGGGCCCTTTCTCTCGCACATGCTCAATTATCCACAGTATTATGGACTATGACGCTTGAAAATGCATTTGGAATGACGGGAATCGTCGGTGTTTTCTTGACAGTGTTTCTCTTTG ACTCCAGGAAGGTGCGAGAAGTGAAGATATTGAGGCCAGTTTTGAGGTGCTTCCTTGAAGCCTCGAAGATAATTAGGAAACACTCATCATTGACACGTGAAATTTTGACACCGAAGTTGTCTCTATTTTATAGTACATGCGTGAAAAATTTCGATGTTGATCCCCTCGCTGTGTCTGAAGTCATAAGAAATCTTCTTGCATACCATCCAACAACTGCTAGACCATATTTGAAAAGACTTCTCGTGCAGTATGCTGATACAATTGCAGACATGACGTATTGGCCGGAAAGCCCCAGATGTTGTTACAATCTATACGGCCTCACGTCCTCATTACTCATGGCTGAGAAGGAAACACCCATTGATAAGTGGCGAGACTCCTTCGAAAGAACTTTGAGAGAAGCGGTAAATACATTTGCAGTGTTTGATAATTTCATTGATATCATGTCTGATGACGTTCTGAAGAAACTTATAGAGCACTACAGAGCGGTAAAAATTGAGCCCTTGTTTCCTCCTCTTAAGGTGAATGTTAACTCCATGAACTCCATAATGCAGATAGCAGATAGGCTCAAGCGATTGTTTGATATCCTTCAGTCTTACTTATACTGCTCTACTGGAGACGCCATACAGATACCAGTGGGACGATTTTTTAACTTTCTCGAAATGGTCTGTTCCGCTCTGAGTGATGTCTTAAGTTTCAAACCACACGTGAGAGATACCAGCCTTCAAAACTCCATAGACTTTGTCTTATTGAGGTCTCAATATTTCGCTTATCGATTACTCGCAGCGTCAGTATACAGCTTGAGGGGACTTGCTGCGCCGTATTGTCGACGTTTGCTCGACATGTTTAACACACATGCTCGCCGACACTTGAAATCATGTAAAGCACGGAATGATGATTATGCAAACTCGATACTTTCTGCTTCGGCAACCATGATCACGTTGTCAGGCTACATCTGGCAGGACATCGACGTTGCTCACTTGACTTCACTTGCAAATAAAATCATCATGTCTGATTCTCGAACTCCGTCTGGTGCATCGAGTCCAACGCATTCTGACTCACGCAACAGTGAAGCTTATACATttgtctcttcaaaaagagtCGTTCAGTCTTCAATCGCAACTTCGTTCCTCAAGTCTGCCACACGTCATAGAGCTTTGTCTCAGGGACTCTTTAGTTCTGGAGTTCGTCACATGCTACAACGGCTCATAATTCAAAAAGACTTTGATGATATCACATTCGTTGATGGAGCTGAGCATGATCTTGTATCCATGATGACCTCAAAGGCTCATCTGGATATCCCTATCGCAATGTTACTGCTGATGATGTCGAGGAATGAAATATTGAATCTTCTCCTTAACCCAAAAGTTCCGATCACAATTCCTCGTGATAAGATTCCGACTCACGACTCTCTCGTCAGGAAgaattttgatgagaaaagaaaaatgctCGATGATGTGCACCCAAAAACAGACTTTTCGAAAAAGCTTAAACTAGACCCAGTTGCGTATGAAAGTCAGAGGTTTGAAAGTGTTCTGATCAGCTCGATGCAGCTGTCGCTTGATATCAGGTACCCCTCAAAATGCTCAACTGATGACATCCCTATGGCTAGTGAGTCACCAAACTCTAATGAAACActggatgatgaagaggctGAAATTGAAGTTCCAGAGCTTGACATGAGCGAGGACTCCGACAATTGA